Proteins co-encoded in one Montipora capricornis isolate CH-2021 chromosome 12, ASM3666992v2, whole genome shotgun sequence genomic window:
- the LOC138026328 gene encoding uncharacterized protein isoform X2, with amino-acid sequence MKVTACAFLPNDDTCLLTLTTFAGHSLRNFRAGFVQCRDLNSCEDEGGHDDSLFTYSPRPSCCFSPNGEIVPYILNTGNGHIILAEITSDGCLEPFKIDCVTAGYGEKSLLSRALCCVFSPDGLKAVTVSNVTLESHRGTETNEICLWQVRSKKRFKSFWRVSCEVVMPRFAGHLGSCVFSPDSTLIAFSSSLSQLYVLKGENLELLIAVRTEIVVGNSCCCEFDPCYPHQKLAACFEDGLFQIWFIEDGQTSCIKELQLMQNSVKLTVFSYSPDGSMIAFGTSHGKVLLIDTLFFDILYDLGNDTDIGICSVAFTKSCRELAIGQGDGLVKILQLPLKLELQHMCRLVINKLVPPNLIDCLPLPRDVKAYLLFSPIPASYSMEKRDNDLEIDSQSC; translated from the coding sequence ATGAAAGTGACAGCCTGTGCTTTTCTGCCGAATGACGACACCTGTTTGTTGACTCTCACCACTTTCGCTGGTCACTCGCTAAGGAACTTTCGAGCCGGTTTTGTGCAATGCCGGGACTTAAACAGTTGTGAAGATGAAGGTGGGCACGATGATAGTCTCTTCACATATTCACCTCGTCCTTCATGCTGTTTTTCGCCTAATGGGGAAATTGTAccttatattttaaacacagGAAACGGTCATATAATCTTAGCAGAGATTACATCAGATGGCTGCCTTGAGCCTTTTAAAATAGACTGTGTCACTGCTGGATATGGTGAAAAAAGTCTGCTCTCCAGAGcgttgtgttgtgttttttCTCCCGACGGTTTAAAGGCTGTGACAGTTAGTAACGTGACTTTGGAATCCCACAGGGGCacagaaacaaatgaaatatgCCTGTGGCAAGTGAGATCTAAGAAAAGATTCAAGAGTTTTTGGCGAGTAAGTTGTGAGGTTGTGATGCCGCGGTTTGCTGGTCATTTGGGTAGCTGTGTGTTCTCTCCTGATAGTACACTAATTGCATTTTCCAGTTCACTAAGCCAACTGTATGTTTTAAAGGGTGAAAATTTGGAGTTGTTGATTGCAGTAAGAACAGAAATCGTTGTTGGCAACTCTTGCTGTTGTGAATTTGATCCGTGCTATCCACATCAGAAATTGGCAGCTTGTTTTGAGGATGGTTTGTTTCAGATCTGGTTTATCGAAGATGGCCAAACCAGTTGCATTAAGGAACTTCAGCTCATGCAAAATTCTGTTAAGTTGACTGTATTTTCATACAGTCCAGATGGCTCCATGATAGCTTTTGGGACATCCCATGGAAAGGTCCTGTTGATAGACACATTATTTTTTGATATTCTGTATGATTTGGGTAATGACACAGATATTGGCATCTGTTCTGTTGCTTTTACAAAAAGCTGTCGTGAACTTGCCATTGGACAGGGGGATGGTTTGGTTAAAATCCTTCAGCTACCTTTGAAGTTGGAGCTACAGCACATGTGTCGACTGGTCATAAACAAGTTGGTACCACCCAATCTTATTGACTGTCTTCCATTACCAAGGGACGTAAAGGCCTATCTTCTCTTTTCGCCCATTCCTGCAAGCTACAGTATGGAGAAAAGAGACAATGATCTTGAAATTGATTCACAAAGTTGTTAA
- the LOC138026328 gene encoding uncharacterized protein isoform X1 has protein sequence MSIKMGLYSSTLDDTTEESRSALSFCRLPYRSFHPDGTAIPPPFTVLKILKHSGPLGLNQVMKVTACAFLPNDDTCLLTLTTFAGHSLRNFRAGFVQCRDLNSCEDEGGHDDSLFTYSPRPSCCFSPNGEIVPYILNTGNGHIILAEITSDGCLEPFKIDCVTAGYGEKSLLSRALCCVFSPDGLKAVTVSNVTLESHRGTETNEICLWQVRSKKRFKSFWRVSCEVVMPRFAGHLGSCVFSPDSTLIAFSSSLSQLYVLKGENLELLIAVRTEIVVGNSCCCEFDPCYPHQKLAACFEDGLFQIWFIEDGQTSCIKELQLMQNSVKLTVFSYSPDGSMIAFGTSHGKVLLIDTLFFDILYDLGNDTDIGICSVAFTKSCRELAIGQGDGLVKILQLPLKLELQHMCRLVINKLVPPNLIDCLPLPRDVKAYLLFSPIPASYSMEKRDNDLEIDSQSC, from the coding sequence ATGAGCATAAAGATGGGCCTGTATTCTTCCACGCTGGATGATACAACGGAAGAGTCTAGATCAGCCCTCTCCTTTTGCAGGTTGCCCTATCGGTCATTTCATCCGGATGGAACAGCGATCCCTCCACCTTTCACAGTCCTCAAAATTCTCAAGCATTCAGGTCCGTTAGGATTGAACCAAGTTATGAAAGTGACAGCCTGTGCTTTTCTGCCGAATGACGACACCTGTTTGTTGACTCTCACCACTTTCGCTGGTCACTCGCTAAGGAACTTTCGAGCCGGTTTTGTGCAATGCCGGGACTTAAACAGTTGTGAAGATGAAGGTGGGCACGATGATAGTCTCTTCACATATTCACCTCGTCCTTCATGCTGTTTTTCGCCTAATGGGGAAATTGTAccttatattttaaacacagGAAACGGTCATATAATCTTAGCAGAGATTACATCAGATGGCTGCCTTGAGCCTTTTAAAATAGACTGTGTCACTGCTGGATATGGTGAAAAAAGTCTGCTCTCCAGAGcgttgtgttgtgttttttCTCCCGACGGTTTAAAGGCTGTGACAGTTAGTAACGTGACTTTGGAATCCCACAGGGGCacagaaacaaatgaaatatgCCTGTGGCAAGTGAGATCTAAGAAAAGATTCAAGAGTTTTTGGCGAGTAAGTTGTGAGGTTGTGATGCCGCGGTTTGCTGGTCATTTGGGTAGCTGTGTGTTCTCTCCTGATAGTACACTAATTGCATTTTCCAGTTCACTAAGCCAACTGTATGTTTTAAAGGGTGAAAATTTGGAGTTGTTGATTGCAGTAAGAACAGAAATCGTTGTTGGCAACTCTTGCTGTTGTGAATTTGATCCGTGCTATCCACATCAGAAATTGGCAGCTTGTTTTGAGGATGGTTTGTTTCAGATCTGGTTTATCGAAGATGGCCAAACCAGTTGCATTAAGGAACTTCAGCTCATGCAAAATTCTGTTAAGTTGACTGTATTTTCATACAGTCCAGATGGCTCCATGATAGCTTTTGGGACATCCCATGGAAAGGTCCTGTTGATAGACACATTATTTTTTGATATTCTGTATGATTTGGGTAATGACACAGATATTGGCATCTGTTCTGTTGCTTTTACAAAAAGCTGTCGTGAACTTGCCATTGGACAGGGGGATGGTTTGGTTAAAATCCTTCAGCTACCTTTGAAGTTGGAGCTACAGCACATGTGTCGACTGGTCATAAACAAGTTGGTACCACCCAATCTTATTGACTGTCTTCCATTACCAAGGGACGTAAAGGCCTATCTTCTCTTTTCGCCCATTCCTGCAAGCTACAGTATGGAGAAAAGAGACAATGATCTTGAAATTGATTCACAAAGTTGTTAA